The nucleotide window AAGTGCCTTTCCCCCTGTGCTGCCCGCAGCCTGTCACGCTAATCTCGCCTTGCACCAAAGGGCTCCCGTTGCAAGGGCCACACTCTGCCTGCACTGCCCGTCCGCCCTCCTGTACAGAGCTCACAAACAACCGATGACCTAGAGTAAACATCCAGACATGTGCCAAAACAACAATTCGAGCTGTACTCTTCCTACAGTCTCCCTTTTGCAGGTAAGATAAGATGATACTTTGCTTATTGTATGTATGATACATCGATTAAAGGCTTTCAGGCAGCATTGGTCCTGACTCAGGCATTTACCCCTGCAGCATATGAACTGTAAAATTCTACTCACCCTATTTTTCTTTAGGATAGTTTACATAAGgtattttaaaagatgctttatAGCCTTCTGGCTGTCTAGAAACTGAACTAGGATCTATACCAGTAGTCCTATGGCAGCAATCAAGTCATAATCAAGGTTGGAGAAGAGTACTGAGATAACTGTGACCATTCAGCAAGAACTAGAATagcctatgaaaaaaaaaaaaaacaaccaaaactcCTCCAGCTCCATGCACCAATAGCTCCAGAATGGTGGTTTCACCGCTTCTAGATCGTGAAGGCCCAACACTCACGCACATGCTCTGGGTGGCTGGTGGTATGATGAACGTTCACACCCACAACATTTACATCCACGTGAAACAGGATGACAGGCAAAATCATGGTCCTCTCACATCTAACAGCTAGGCTACAAGGCATCAGGTTTCCAGATGTGCCCAAGGCAGGGCAGTCAGCTGGTCTGAGCCCAAACAGTTTTAGGGCTCCCTCAGGTTGTACATATGTTGACCAAGATGATGTGGTGGCCATTTCCCACATGGCTTGGGGACAGTCATTCTGAAGAACCTGGAGGCCATTGTAACTACTGAGCAAATTAAACCTCAGAGAGATATAACTAAAACACCTTTCAGCCTAGCACGGGCTGACCACATGGAGCAGCAGGGGCAAGAGGGCAACCACAGCCCTCCTATTAATTCACTTTCCAATCACTGGCAACAGCACTGGAAAATCACTTGTTTCTAGTGCAGCACAGTGTAAACCTACAGCTTGCTAACTGAATtaatgagttttaaaaaataagtaaaataattttttctagcACCTCATTTTTTCCAACCACTGGATAAGCATAAGACATTCAACGGATATGTTCATATTTTCAGTGTTGCCTCAGGACCCAGATTTTTAATATTGTGTGAATGAAACAAATTAAAGTTGCATGATAGTTTTTGAATATGACATTTGCAGTTGTACAATGTACTCTCCACAGAGAGAAGGCAGATTGTCTCTCAGGTAGAAGTGGTTCAGGTACCATACACATCACTGTGCATTTTGCTGAACCATTCTGCATGCACTTTTGCATTGCCTGTGTTTCCCTCTCTCTCATTTTTGCATGTTTCCAGGAGACTCCCTGCCATCACACTCAAAGTGACTAGTATAATGGAGTATCTTGTTGAAAGAAAAAGGTGTTTCCCTGTCCCTTCTTGATCAGAATATTCTGACCAGACCTTTAGCTTCCCCAACTCTGTCTAGCTAAAGGCAGTTTGAATATCAGGGAGCAGAAAACACCTTCTTAGCTCTCCTTTTGACCCTCCCATGTCAAACTCCTTTTGGTGCAGGCAAGGAGTTGGTTAAATAACCTGATTTTGGCAGATCTCTGCTCAGTGTTCagtgctaaaaggaaaaaaaaataaaatcagtcacCAAAACCAGGTGCCCCCTCCAGTCTCCAGGTCTGGGACAGGGAGGCCTAAAGGTAAACTCTTATTTGAATTCTAGACTCCTTCAAGAAAAAATAAGAGTGCTTAGAAGACAGAAGCCTATCCAAACTATGGATAAGCTATTTGTCTTCTTAGCTGTTTATGCTCCATTTAAGCCAATGTTTTATTGGGTTAACCTCTATTTGACCCAGTGGAGGGACAAGTTGTTTTCCTTGAGCTAGTCATTAGCTCAACCGTAACTGATATTCCCAAGGAGAAACTTCATTTaagttgaaaaaaagaaaatcaatgaaCAGATGACCTCAGGACTAATGAGCATGCTGAGTTCAGTCCCTTTCCATAATCATTCCTTCCTTGAAGTCCGggtaaagaaaaagagagaggggaaaaaaaggtgggaaGGGAAGCATTTATGCACTTACCTGTGAGAATGCAATCCCAAAAGCCACTCCAGCTATGATTCCCATATTTGTCTCCATAAAACTGGTCACCAAGTCATAACAgccctgaaaaacaaacataattACTCCTTGTATTGACCTTCCCTGCCACAAATGCATACATacaaatttctcatttaaaatggACTTGGGCTAGACAATATTTTTGCTGTAATTTCCAACAATGTCACCTTTTTATTTAATAGCAATTCTGAGTGAATGATGCAAAGTGGTGGCAAAACCAGTTCTTTttagaaacaaatgtatttcagTACTTTTAAAAGCTAAATGTGATGTTGCATTCATTTTATAAGTCTTATTAAAGAAAGTGAGCttgcattgtttttaaaaaaagaatatagcTTTGACCAGAAACCAAACCAGTAACAATATAATGTTATAATACAATACAGGTgtcaaaaatgaataaatgatgcTGATTTCTTAATACTTCAGATATTTAATACAAGCATGCTTCAGGCGTCCAGTGAGGCATTCTGATTGCCTTCACCTGTCAAAGGACACCAGGCAAGGTACTGAGTAGTATATAACTTTAAACCATGTAACAAAGTTATTGAGGATTTTGTATGAAATTTCTTGGTTTGTTTGCTCTTGGACATAAAAttccctgtcctgctccccaaACCCAATTTTCTCTCTGTAGCTCAGACCCTGACTCCATCAGCTGACTTGTGCTTCAATTCACATCTCACACTGGGGCCAGAAGATTCATACACATTTCTGCTCTTCTCTTGGATAGGCTTTTTCTGAGATGTCCCCCTCAGTATGATAATTTTCACTATATTTCTCCCCTCACCTACTCTACCCCtcaaaaaagcatttgaaattaGCTTTCCTAGTTTGTGGTGCCTAAATGAATCTAAACAAGTGACacaaaacttgaagaaaaaaaagaaagataacatctattttttctttcattactaaCCCATTTGCCCACACAATCCAAAGCCACTTCTTAGTCCCTTTTGCCACGCTTCCTCAAATGACCAGCACCACTCTCAGCTTAAGGCCAGTCCCAAGGCTACTTATAAGGTTATAACTTTATTCACTTTATCAGAAgttggaaaaaacagaaataacaatgaGTTCCCTTTCCCAGTTTGGACTCCTGTCCTGTAAGAGAGAAGAGTGTCCACATTCCCCCTCCATTCACACACCTCTCACTTCTGCAAACACTCTAGGAACTCTTTATGTGACCTCAGAGCATTAGATGCTTGTAAAAAATGACAGCTAGAAGGAAAGGACAATGTCATTTGTTAGAGACAGGCCATTTGTGAACTAAATTCTATCATTTCTTTAACCTCTTTTACAATAtcagaagacattttatttaatCCTCAGAGTAATGAAGTGGTAAACCTAATAGTAGCTGAGTACCAGCACAGCTGTaattcatttctgaaatgtttaagtGTACATATTAAtccttaatttcattttacaacaGTGTACAGTAGGTCAGACTCAAGCTTGCTTATTTAACACATCAAGCAACTATAGCTGTGTGTGTCTTACATGTTACGAAATGAGATTAGATTTCTCAAGCAGTGCTTTCATTCTGTCTGACATGGCTTAACATTCTCTCTCTTCTGAAATATGTTCTGTTCAACAGTCTTCAAGAGATGCAACATCTAATAGCAATGGTAATTTGAGGGAGACAGAAGATCTCGTTAAAAAAACATGCAAGTGAGAGAGTTTTGATCACTTTCCTCATTTGACGACTATGCTTTCCCAAATCACAATAATCTGTTTCCTGAAGTACATTGCATACATACGGCTTAATTGCTCAGTCCTTACTGTGCATGGAGTGAGAGTGCAAGAATCACCCGAAGAGTTGCATATATAGTACAGAAGTATGTGAAGCACTGTGTGCGCACATCTGGGTGCTGATTCAGAGGACAGAAGTGACAATTTAACAAGTATCCGAACATTCTTGACTCCACACATCTGTTCCTTTATTTAGAGAGAAGTAGTTCTTGAGGTTCGGTGGTAATGAACTCTGAAGATTAAAAGCACTATATGAACATTAATTAGCTAATCCTAATGACAGCTCTTAAAGCTAAGTATTAGTCCCATCTGAGATGTAGAAACAGACAGAGAGACTAAATGATTTACCCAAGGTCACTACGCAAGTTAGTGGCAGAATTGGCAAAGAAAATCCAGGAATGTTGTCTTTTAGTCCTGCAATTAGATCATTAGTTTAATCCTCTTTGGCTAATTCATCACTAGTTCTAATAAACTGCTAGTAATTTGATTAGCTCATAGAGAACTTGTCTTACTGATAGTTTTGCAAGATCCACTAAAACGATGTATTCCAAATACACCTATCCACAGGACTGGTAACAAGGGTCTTGCACGACACAGACaatatgtattttcctttttctccaacACACAGAGAGCAAAGTGCCTATTTCCAAGATGAGCAAGGGGCATGGGTCAGAGGCAATGACGTTTGCTTCCTATCTGAAGTGAAAGCATAGGTCCACACAACATTTCCTCCTGCTTGCTTTTTATTCCCATGCTCCTTTCAGAAACATACCACCTTGTTCAAACATTTGGGACAACTCCAAGATCTCACAACTGCTAAATAGAAATCTTTACAACCTTTGACTACAAATGGCTATCTCAGAAAATGGGACACAATGTTGTAGGATATCCAAACTTCCCCTAGGTAATTAAATCAAGTAATTAAGTCAACTGCTTCCTGAGGAATCAGCAGTCCTTTTCTGTCAGGTGACTCATGCATTTGACAGGAGAGCAAGGAACAAGCATGGCTGGAAGTGAGTTACCAGCCCTGGACAAGCACAAGCTCATTCATCCTTCAGCTGCTTCCTACAATTCAGCGGGCATCCTTTGCCAAGAGGAACTTGCAAGTGGACAGGGATTTCTCTGTGCATGCAGAGCAAGCCTGGCACTCTGGGGAAACACCAGATTGGTGCTGGGAATGCAAATGGCACCTGCTCAGTTACGCAGCCAGGCAAGGTTCAGAGTGCGTGTCCGTTCTGAACTGAAAAGGTGGGACCTGCTGGTAGAATACCAGTCACATCAGACACCTTTCCTGCTGGGAAGGTGGGCAGAAGCAGGGGCTCAGGATGGGCTGTGCAGGAGGCACTCTGCCTGCAGTGGATGCTGGCTGTACTGCACATCCCCTAGATCCTTCTTGCCACTTCTGCAAAACCTGAATGTTACTACAAGTTCACGAAGCGCAACTGAGTGAAGTGGCTCATCCTTCATACCCATGCAACCCAGCAAGATTACTTTGCTGGTGGCGACTGTGTTTCTTAACGGATGGATGTCATTAATGTTCCACATCTGTCTGCAACAAGTGGCTCACATTAAactattacagaaaagaaaggcttaGTAGAAAATAATCCTCTAGTATCTTTTTTTAACATATGTTAGAAAATGTTGTCCACTAGCCTGGTTTTCAAAGAAAGATATTTCAGGCGGTGCTCAGCCAACACTCCAACCTCCTGATTCACAGGTAACTGAGGTGAAACAGACAGAAACAGAGGACAGAGAGGCATTTTCATATTTCCCCTGTTATCTACTCaggacttttatttattttttttaaattcaactctgaaaacaaaacagaagagaaaataatcctTAAGTCTGACTAAGCCATGTTGCAACTTAACATGGTGATTTGGCCACAATATCATTCTTTTTATCAACAAACTATTGCCTCTCTTGCAAATCTCAAGTGAGACAGAAAGAACTGATGATGCACTAGCACTTAAAGCAATAACCTGAGCTGTATTTCTGCTGTGCAGTGTCTGCTATATATGCTGCATTGTTTTACCTTTATTCCtccctttctttgtgttttctttatttttattctccaattattccttttcttcctgttttctcaaCCTGCTTTCCCAACCCTATTCTGTTTCCCCAACTTGCTCCTTCAGGTGACCCCAGGGGAGGGGTCACTTTGGCCGTGCTATACTTGCAGCAGCACACATTCAAAGATTTTAAGAGTCACTGTAAATGTACCAGCCAACCACAGCGCTTGTTGTCAATTACCCATGTTTTCGCTTCAGGATGACAGACTCCAGGACTGAAATTACTGTTTGAACATAAGCAAGAGCAAAGCCTGTCCTTCCTTCCACCTAGCTACATCTTTGTCCTCAACAAAACCCTACAGCATTCAGGAGtgagcagagaagcagaaaagtgcTGACCAACCTAACCCTCAAGGGCAGTCGAGCACACATGCCTGTCCCGGCCGGTGTTGCTTCTGTGTGCAGTGCCATACCTCAACCTCTGCTGTGAGGAAGGGGAACAAATACACTCCTCATCAGAAATGTCGCTGCACCTGGTCATTTGAGAAAGGCCACCTTAAAGGATTTGAAAGTAAGATGGGGGGCAAAGCCAATCCTTACCATCACTCCAGCCCAATACACACATTATCAACCAACCATTTGAAACAAAATGCCACTGTAAGCAGCCATACGCTCCACTGGTGTACTGGATGGTTTCATAAAAACTGCCTCTGGCACAATGTTACTTGGTACCTTCTGGTTTACTTTAGTGGCAGCCACGGTCATGTTGCGCAGATCCTGAGTATTACAGTCACTGGAGTTCATGCAACAGCTTGTAGGGATGCCGTGTTTGAAGAAGTAAGGGCTGGTGCTCCAGTTGGTGTAGCTCTGAATGCCACAGCAGCTCAGCTATGAGGAATAAGAGGCAGATttgaaacaaacaagcaaacaaatcaGAATTAAAACTAGTACAGATTCATCACTGCCCACTTAATAAGctcataataaaaatacaaacaggttGTTTCCAGTTCTGGAAAGCAGACACCACCCCCTGCCCCATTTATCACAGAAGTATCAGGAATGTCATTTACAAAAGATCAGAGCAGACAACCTActaaaaaaaaggcattttatgaGCACAGCTATTATTTCTGACATTTGACCAAGGTCCAGCCATAAAGGTATCTTTTTCAGTTGAAAGTCTGTTggggctttttaaatttttttgtatcctttgcttatttatttattcaattaAAGATGATCCTGGAAATTCAAGAAAGAGCCTCACAATGCAGTCAAAAAAATGGccataaaaaacccaaagcattaCAAAGAATTACATGTAACACATACAGGGTCGAACTAGTTTAAATTGCTAAGGTGAAGCAAGCCTCTCTAACTCACCAAAATAATTTCTAGGAAAATTCACTGAGCCATGAATAGAAGGAGCCCATATGTTCATACAGTGTGTCTACGAAATCAGCTGAAAAACTCTAAGTTGGGAAGGATGTTCTGCTCTAGATGCTAAGCTAGAAGACAGTCACTCAAAGATATGGAGTACGAGCTGAATTTTCTGCATGAAAAGGGCTTATAAATGCAGTTTCTGTAAAAACAGAGCTACAAATGAAATTAACATTTTGCTACGACAAAAACACTGAACAATTACTCAAAACAATTTAGTTTAGCCAACTCCAAGGAATCAGAAGTTCAAAATACAGGTTAACATTAGGCAAATAGACAATTTGATGGCAGATTATACTCAGTTTAGAGCAGTCCAGTAATCTGCTAACCTGGAGAAGTCAGGTTAGAGGCACAGTTTCAAACACGCTGAGGGGTCCAACATAATAGTTTTAATTTCTAAAGAAGATCTAGAAGTCATCAAtacaattacattaaaatatcCGTTCAGCAAGTTACAATCATACAAAAAGCAAACTGGCTCATAGAATGTATTGTGAGCTGAAGGGATAGCTTCTTGCTATTGTGCAGTTTCCAGTAGGATTCTAAATGTGAATTTTATTGCTCTGTGTTGTAGTTGGTGGACTTGGTCCCTTGTGGTTGGCATCTCCAACTAGTTTGGCCATGCTGTGGCATTTGCTCATGCCCTGTGCCCTGCTGGAAGGCAAGGCAACTTCCCACTGCCCTGCTATCACACCCTGTGGGTCAGAAAGGCTCTTCCACCAAGAACGTAATCCATCCCTCCAGCATGGCCGGAGAACAGCTTTCATTGCTGACCTTAGCAGCACATTTGCCCATCCCCTTTTCCTCTGGAGAAAATACACTCTGTTTCTCCCCTTGGCTCACTAGGTCTCCTTTGCCAGCCTCTCACTGTACCTGTGAAGAGAACTGCTGCAGTTTATCAGTGATACAGCATGCTAGATTATAAAATCTTGTCTCATCCAGCACAAATTTACAACATTTCATTATTGACAGATTCTGTTAAGAACAAAGTGTGTTCTTCAGGGATAAAACTGGCCCCTAAACCTAATTCAAGATCTGGACCAACAACAAGCAAGTAGGACAGGCTTTGTCTTTATTAGATGGATGTTCATTAAAACTTAAGCATCTTGGACAAGCATGTCAgttgaaatactttttcttcagatCAGTTTTGCCAGCCTCTAATTTTGCAGGCAATATACAGCTTACAGATTGAGACATCCACACTTCATGTTCTGTGATCAAATCCGAACGTATGCTTTGTCTctctttatttattaatttttaatatccAGTTTTAGACTTACACTTTCCTGTACGTTATCCACTGCATGGCTCCGCTCATCGTTCTTGTTGTAATTCTGGATTGCTTCAGTATATGTCCTAAGGAAAGTATCCTTGATCTATGAGGACGAGTTAAAAAACAGCTCATGTGAGCAACAAAAAGCATAACATCTGAAGCAGTTTTCACAGGTAGCAAATGCATTTCCAAATCTAACAGGGCACCCAAACTAGCCCTTCTGGCTCATTTTTAAGTGTGTTTTctgagctggcagagctccctCTTAACTCTCAGGAGTCATTCATGCCATTTTTCAAGTGAGGTCTATCAGACATAGAAAGAAAACTACCCCAGAAAAcagctacattttaaaaaccagaaaatgacTTAATCTATAAGAAAGATATCCTTTGATGCTTTTTCCCCAAACACTTTGTTCCAGAACTAAGTCTGAAGGAGACTGCGTGCTTCTCTCTGCTCATGGATGCCTGGTGGGAGCTGAAGCTTGGTGACAGAAGTCAGTGGCATCAAAAGAAGACATGAATCCCCTGATGAGGCAGCAGCCCTTGTCCCCAGCACCAAAGGTGTTTGGGTAAGGAACAAGAAGTGTCTCAGCTGGAGAAGACCAGGGATATCACTGGGAAAGGCACTTTGACTGGTTGGTAAAGGGGCTGGGTAGCAGACGGTTTGGGCAACCCACATGGCTGTGACCTTCACAAGAGACTGTGACCAAATGGGAGCAGCAGCCTGAGGCTGCCACAGGTTAGGACAGATGAAATGGCAATGCTCAGCAGATGGACAGGTATTTCAGGATCAAATTAAAAACTATCCACCACTTGCAAGGGTAGACACCAGAAAAGCCTATAGCAAGGGAAATCTCATGTCAAAAGAGGAGACTAGAAAACCagttaataaaaagagaagagaTATGGAGGGTCTCTGGAGTTGTTCTGCTTCAGCACTAATGGCATGTAGGTCCATGGACTTAAAGCTGGAGATAGACCTGATTACAGTGGATAAAGCAGAAGTGCTACTACAAATCTAGATCATCAAGCTTTTTTAAGCTTCTTCCTGTCCCAGTTTCCTACCTCATTCTATTTCTAATCTCTCCTTACTCTCAGGATAGAAACAAAATCCCACCTcactcccttccctccccgcccccccccccccccccccaaaagaaaaatatttacaaaacattgAGTCTGGTCTGATGTGGAAGTGCTCTCTGCCTTATATAAACAAGCACTTGCCTAGCTGAAGAAGCTGTGTTTAAGAAAAGTATTTGATCGATTTTGCAGCCCTCAGCATATGTAAAAGAGCAAAGATCTTACATGATAGACACAGGAAAAATGATAGTTCCAGAGTAAATTACCAGGCAGCTGAGGACAAGAGCTTTGTCTAAATCCCTTCATTTGGAATTGCATCAGTTTTTAAGAGCTGTACATGTTATTGTTGCACATCAGCCACATCCCTGGAGATGTGTATGGAGCTGCCGAGCTCAGCGACCTACACATTCTCCACGGTCCAGAGAACtcctcagcagctcctgcccagggagGCACTGCCATATGCAAACTCGACCCATTTCCACCTACCTCGTGGCGAAACACAAACCCTGAAATGCCAGCCACTAGCTCAGCCAGGAACACCAGGGACAAGAACATGGCATACTGAAAACGAAGGAGGCAAGAGAAGTCAGAATGTGACAGGCTTTTGTCTCAGCACACATACTGCTCTGTTAtcacataaaatttaaatttctgcTCTAGGCACCCTTTAAAGATGTTAAGAAACCACAGGTCTTTTGGAGCAGATATGTAGGTTATTACCTGAATATATTATATATGTTTATACAACTCACAGATGGTATGTATTGTCTAATTACTGGCTTTTCTGACATTTCTCTTCCCACATTTCTTAGCGTTCTCACATCAATTAAAACACACTCACATGCCAGAGATGGATACAAGTCACTCAGGTTTTGATCTTGCAGTAAGGAGTACAGACAGACCCTTCATGTTTGCATGGCACTCTGCTAAAGTAAATAAGCTTCCCCAagtgtttggtttgtgtttatcTCACTGTTAGACTGGGATTTGCTGCCTGATTCCTGAAGTTTCTCCAATGAATGAACTGAACCACTGACTTAACTAGAAATATTCTCACAGTAATACTAGACAGATGCCTCAAATACTTTGCTGAGCCAAGGCCCATGTTTGGCTTTAGGAGCAGCATTTGGATCCAGAGCTAAATAAGCCTTGAAAACAGCACTTTCAGTGTAGACACtcacagaatattaaaaatacatccaagcagaaataaagaaggcaaagaaaaagatgcaaagtGGGATGGTAAAATTTGAAGTTGGGGCTTAATCTTCTGGAGGGAAAACTACCTTTTTTCTCCATGTGCTAAATAACAgttaatttaaaaaggaaacattttaaattaaattcagtcCTAGCAGGATTTAGTGGAaagatgaaaatttatttttaatggaaggTTATTGGGGAAGGGAGGACAACAGTAAAGGCAGAactagaaaaatctttttctccaGTTAATGCAGCTGTCAAATCACTGCCTGTATTCTGttcaggagagaaagaaagtttTGAAATATGTCTCACATGTACAATGGAAATAAAACCATATGCTTGGATAGCACATGCCACTGTTAGTGGCATACCTTTAAAAGTTACACAACTTACAGAGCAACTAGTAGAGCCTGATTTCCTATGGATTTATATCACCATTCACCTTTATCCCTTTCCTATCTGGACTGCAGTAACTCCAACAAGCCTCTACATGCACCCTGACAGCACATCACCAGCAAGAGACAGCAGTAGTGCACCTACGACAGTGTTAGGTACATGACGACTGGCCACCAGCATCTACCTGCTGACTGATCTGCAGCTGCCACCTCTCCCTTACTGTGCCATCAGTTGAGGAAATTAACTCTCTTTAAgatgtccttttttaaaattcagttcaaaCTCGAGAAGAATCATCCATCTCCTTAGCCCCAAAATATTGCAGCAGGAGATGCTTTGTACTGTCAAGCCTTTTTCCACTATCTTAGGGCTTCACAAGTGCTATTTCCACCCTCCAAACCATTACACATATAGGATTTTGCTCCTGAATATTCCTAGAAATACAGTTTATCATATAGGTTTGTTTAACCTATAGTTAACCTAtagttattttgcattttaaggtAGGCTGAAAAACTCAGACCAGAGAAACTTAGAGACAGAGAGGTTAAACTAGACTGAGACACAGCTGCTGTACCTCTGCTTAGTCTACCTCGAGTCCTTGCTACTTTTGAGATGAGGACAAACATACCATACAGAGCTTTGTCTTCTGGGGCTGACTTGGTTTAGTCTAGTGAAtgttaggagaaaaagaaaggctggtctgcttttagaaaatatcaactatttttttccatagattTCACATCAGGGTATTAAAATGACCCCTTTAAAATATACTTCAAATGAATTTCACATTTATGATGTTTTGGACATTTTTAAGATTGTAAATATACCTATCTATATGgctcacagaaaaacagaatgatTGTAGAATTATTCACAGAGTAATTAATTCATCAGCAGCATTTCACCCTGCTCCCAAGCACACATGGGCCTGTACAATGTGTGGTAGCAAAATTCATTCATACTCAATCAACAACTGGTtttggcaaagattttttttcccattctttgttCAAAAGACACACGTGTTGAACATTAAGATCAATAAAATCTAGCTTATGTGCCTAAAAAACCACATTAACATCTGGTGAAGCTTGGCAGGTGGTGGTGGTAATCCCAATACATCAACAAAATCTCTTCCCCTCTTGCTTGAGGCACTTCGGCATGCTTACCAGTTTCAGCATCCATGGGCTGCCACGGCAAGTGGCAAAGCAGCCAAAAAGCCCAAAGACAATGATTGTGGTACCCGTTCCGATGAGCACGTAGGGGGCATTGGTGGAGTTCTCAGCAATGAGAGAGATGTACGTGCCAAGGGTAAGCTTGCCCCAGACGCCGA belongs to Strix uralensis isolate ZFMK-TIS-50842 chromosome 2, bStrUra1, whole genome shotgun sequence and includes:
- the TSPAN7 gene encoding tetraspanin-7, yielding MASRRMETKPVITCLKTLLIIYSFVFWITGVILLAVGVWGKLTLGTYISLIAENSTNAPYVLIGTGTTIIVFGLFGCFATCRGSPWMLKLYAMFLSLVFLAELVAGISGFVFRHEIKDTFLRTYTEAIQNYNKNDERSHAVDNVQESLSCCGIQSYTNWSTSPYFFKHGIPTSCCMNSSDCNTQDLRNMTVAATKVNQKGCYDLVTSFMETNMGIIAGVAFGIAFSQLIGMLLACCLSRFITANQYEMV